In Synchiropus splendidus isolate RoL2022-P1 chromosome 7, RoL_Sspl_1.0, whole genome shotgun sequence, the genomic window TGCTCCATGTGCACTTAGGGGTAAAGTCTAAAACACCCATGTGGGTTCAGGTTGAGGAGGCAGTTTGTCCCAGTCATAGACCTGACACTCCTCCCGCCAGAAATAGAGTCAGCATGATTTACCATGATCAGATCCCAATACTCTAATGGGGATAAGGTGGATATTCAGAGCCCTTTGGGTGGTAGTTTGGACCTCAATTTACAGGCTGCAAAGTCGGGGTCCCCACCCATCTCAACTCCTCCCAACATATTTTCAGAgtcacaaaatgaaattgtgattTTTAAGGATCAAACTTTTGGCTGGATGCAGCCCAACTGAAGTGATAACGTGTCCCTGTTTCCCTCACTGGGGGTTTTAAGCCACTAGTGGACAAAGGGACCGCCCCTGTGCAATCACTGCCTCTAATCTGTCCCAATCCTCTTATCTCATGCGCCGCCTGCAAAGTCTAtttcagtttctgtgtcagcTGACCGAACAGGACAGCAACAGCAACGCCCAACCAAAGTGACCACTTGAAATTCTGACCTTAAATACGGTCAACAACGATTCATTACTATTACagtaataatacaataattatTGCAGATCTGAAAGTTATTTTTTCGTTTGCAGATACTCCATGTTTTTTCAAAACGTAATTCGACTTTGGTATCTCAAACCACTGTCATTGTTTACACACTTCACTGCTCTTATTGTTGCTATTCATTTCAATGTACGTCAGGTGTGGGAGCGTTGTCACCGGCGCCGCTATGACCTATTTAACCTTCCCGATCAGCAAGAGTCATCAGTGTGTCACATATTGCTCCAGTCAACCTAAATACTGTCGCTGTATTCTGATGTTCAGACATTGTTCTGTTCAGATAGGTTTCCTGGGGAGCCTCCTCATTCAGACCAAGTCTAGAGAGTCGCCTGAGACTACCTGAACCTGGGCTTCCTCAGATGTGACCTGCTTCCCACTCTGGAGGTGAATACATTGCTTTAGGTTTGTATTTTAAATTCCTATATATTCATCTAAAGTCCGTATGTTTACAACACGATCATACTGATCAAtgtaatgaaatatatatttagaagTGGCCAACCGTACTGTATATGTCTGTTTACCGCCACAATAATGTGAGTAGTTTTCCTCCATCAATGTGGAACGTGCTATACCAATAGACTAACGGTAAACACCGACAAGCCAGTATACAGTAtagaataataatgaatcaaGTAAAAGACAGGAAACGATCTTGAGAGAAAACGAGAATTCATTCCGATGAAATCCGCGGTCTGTATGATGTCTAATCCATAATCCGGCAGTGCTGAGATTAGAAGAGCGGGATTTAAACCAGGGCAGTCACGGTGGTTTGGCTAAATTTTGTATCTGAAATAACTATTAATATCGCTGAAAAATGCAAACTAATTACATCCAAAACCTATTAACACGTTTTAAGAGTCCATATTTTTGTTAGGCCTCCTCGAATATGTTCATGTCGATTTCAAACTTTCAGTTTGTAAAATTTAGGTTGTACAATCTGACCTATCAATTTATGATCTTACATTTTATCAATATAATCAACATTAGTTTAACTCAAATTCAAAGGTTTAGAAACTGAAGTTTGACCAGAATCCACCGTTAAATCGAGGGACAGTATTCGGACCAAACCTGAGTGGAAGGCATTTATCGGCATGGAAACAACACCGTAACTATCAAAACAATAGATAGACGGCGAAgaggaagttaaaaaaaaaaaaaaaacgtactttCTCCAACGATGGCTTTTAGTCCGAGCGGGGCCATGATGCTGCCTGCTGCGTGTCTCTGCTGCGACTGAGCCGCCCGTCATCTGTGGGCAAGTTAAAGCTGGGATCGTCCTGCAGTGTCCCGGCAGTTTTTGAGGAAACACGCGAAGCAAATCAATAGCACTTTCACGGTTCGAAGATAGTTTTATTGTGTTCTCTTGATGGAATTtaggaataaataaaagaatgtcCTATGATGAGGCACTTCATCTTCTACTAGCACGCATGATAAAACATATTTCTAAAGTAAACCCTATAATACTTCTCATTTAAAATCATGCTATTCTAATTTCTAATCGGGGTGTGTTTTATTGCAATTGCTTCATACTTCTGGACTTGAAATGACATGAGGAAGAGTATGTATATACCGATCAGGAGCACCCTGCAGAAGCCTAGGCCTCATTCCAAAACATCATTTCCATCATTGTCTGGATTTATTTATCTGACCGTTCAATCGTCTTGACTTTCTTTTCTCCAGTCAGCGAGCAGCGCATGCGCCCCacgcattttgtttgtttacgtttgGTCACGCATCGCGATGCAACCGCCTTTGATCACGAAAGGACGAGGAGACAACAACTcactttctgaagtgttgtgCGCTTCTCTCAGCGTCAACGCGCAACACCACAGCTTCGTCACTGACTGCCCTGCACTGCCCTCTGCTGACCCCGAGtggcacaacaacacaataccGCTCCTGATAACCCGCCCTGGAACATAGAGTTTCAAATAAAGGTGATCACTCCTGAGTGTTTTCCCAGCGATCATACTCAGGTGCTTTATTGCCATATTAATTACATTGAGATTTTGCAGCCAAAGTTGTGATAAACGATTGAATGTATGCGACATGTGAGTTAATGCAAATTAGCAACGGGGCTAACACGCGACCAGTAATGTTTATATGATTACCttctaaacagaaaaaaaaaccttcatcaGGAGAATGAATTTTATTGTTCAACACTTTCATAAACTTCAAATCGGTACATGATACCATTTTCCTCCTGCATCTCAGTGGAGACTCCGGGAAAGTTCctggaaaaccaaaacaaagtccACTGTTTAGAGAGTTTGCATAGACCTCACGCTCAATATGAAGCGTAAGCAGCAGAAACAATGAGGACCATCATCACATACATAGTTCCCTGCCAGGTCTTGTGAGAGGACACAGATCAATATCTATATCTGTCAAATTTAAAGGGCCCAATCCAACTCACTTCCGGAGCTGTTCAAATCACACTTGGACCAGTGCAGTCTAATCTACACTGAAATCCCAGATCAGTTGACACTGCTAGACATTTTCTGGAGAAACAGTCGCTTCAACTCATAAACATAAGTAAACTCAGTTGTGTGAACAAGCTGAGTAAACATGGGTACATTACATGAACTGAAGTATCTCAGGAACATTATCATTTCATCATGATTCTCACACTAGACTCCTGAACAATGTTCATTAACAAACATCAAAATAGTGTCTGATTCTAGCGTTAATGATGGAAATGAAACCGTTGTCCATGGTTGTGTATATTTTTACGCAATATAGGGAATATGTATGTCCGTTATTATTGAATTTTTGGGGTGTGGTCTAGGAACCACAGCACACGGGTCAGAGAAGTTTTAAACACGAGATAAGGGCTTCTTTTAGCTTCAATCGCTGATCAATTGGTCTCACTGGCGCATTCATTTTGCCTTTGACTTACTCTAGGAGGCGGTATTTTTCCAGGGTGATGCCAGGAAAGAATGTGTCACACTCAAACTGCTTCAAGATCCTGGTGACAAACAGCCGCTTCTGCCCCTGGTGCTCCATCATTTCCTGGGGAGGGAAATATCACAGTCATATCTGTGTGTGCGTACTCATGTATCTGTCGTTGTGGGGaccaaaacacctccttgtggggcacGTATGCCATCATAGGTGCCATTGTGCCAGTCCggacaaggttaagcctcaatttgaggatgagaacttcaaaataactgggtcattataactgggtttcagtttggttcagagtcctggttgtgGCTAGTTGTGTGTTTTGgcggggagaggctggggaaagggttacatCAATTATAGGTATATAAACTGTTGATGTGCTTTGTTTTTGGAAGGCATTTTGAACTTAAAGTGTCTTGAACTGATCTTACAAAACATCAGGAAGAGTCACCCAAGTTGGTATTGGGAGCCAAGTGGGACCCAAGCATGCGATGCTTACTTGGTATAGTGACTGTCCTCCGATCACCCAAACCTGGTCCGCACGATCCGACAGCTCTGTGTCCACCAGCTTCAGGGCGGAGGTGAAGTCTGCAGCCAGGAAGTGagctccagcaggaggcgcccTGGGACAAGGAGACTTCATTGGATCATGTGACCTGTTGTCAATGtcacgggtgtgtgtgtgactgacttGAGCTCCCTGCTGAGGATGATGTTGATCCTGTTGTTGAGGGGCCGGTTTTTCTCCGGGATAGAGAACCAGGTCTTTCTCCCCATGATGACCACGTTCTGCTTCCCTGCACGACAGCAAGTCAACAAGATGATCCAGGCTCTATCTTGCTGTGTAGCACCAGGTAAAATGGCAATTCAGTGAGATGCGCCCAAGTAGATCAcatgacagtaaaaaaaaatagatgataGCATTTGCCAGCGCAGCAGAAAAGATGCAGCTTCCCCCATAAACAAAGAGCCAAAGTGCAAGCTCTTCACACAGAAACGCAGGAGTAATCATTAACATTCAAACTGCAGTGTTCTACTGGGAAAACAGAACAGGCagcttcatttatattttaaattaaatggaATAAATTAAATGCACAGACCAGACAGTAATCATTAAATTATCGGGTTTATTTGAGCATTTTCCTCCGGGAATATATAATTCACTGTGTCACATATAAAGGTAAACAAATAAGTCAGACGTGCTTTACCTTCCACGGATGGCGTTGAGGTCATCTTTCGAAAATGTTTGAATTCATGACTGGGAGAGAGTGCAAACATTATTGTGAATTGAAAGCCCCGGGTGGATGAGCAACCGTGAAACATCTGCTCTCCACTCACTTGAGTCGGATCGGGCTCCAAGGCAGATCCCCCAGTCGGCCGATCCCCATGTCAGGACAGACGGCCACGATGGCATTCAGAGTCCGTGTCATTGTCGGATACCTCCAAGCGTCAGCCGCCGGTTTCCCGCAATAAATGAGTTACAAAAGGAGCGGAAGTTACGACGTCTGCACCAATATGTTTCGCGCTGCGCCGAACCCTCAAATCTGTACACGCATGCGCACTGGCCTACCCTGATAATCCATGTTTTATGGCGAGTCAAGAGGGACAAACGAAAATTCATTCGCAAAATACATTCCACATTAAGTGGTTACGCTTTTTACTTTCAAAAAACGCAACCACTTAAAtta contains:
- the dhfr gene encoding dihydrofolate reductase; protein product: MTRTLNAIVAVCPDMGIGRLGDLPWSPIRLNHEFKHFRKMTSTPSVEGKQNVVIMGRKTWFSIPEKNRPLNNRINIILSRELKAPPAGAHFLAADFTSALKLVDTELSDRADQVWVIGGQSLYQEMMEHQGQKRLFVTRILKQFECDTFFPGITLEKYRLLENFPGVSTEMQEENGIMYRFEVYESVEQ